CCCAGTACCGGAAGGGCCGCGTGCTGCTCGCGGGCGACGCAGCGCACATCCACTTCCCGGCCGGCGGGCAGGGGCTGAACATGGGGGTGCAGGACGCGGTCAACCTCGGCTGGAAGCTGGCCTCGGTGGTACGCGGCCGGGCGCCGGAGAGCCTGCTGGACAGCTATCACGCCGAGCGTCACCCCGTGGCGGAGCGCGTGCTGAACAACACCAGGGCGCAGTCCGCCCTGGTCCGCCCGGGCCCCCAGACGGACGCCCTGCGCGAGGTGTTCAGCTCCCTCATGGTGTTCGACGACGTGAACCAGTACCTCCGCCACCTGCTGACAGCACTGGACATCCGGTACCCGGTCGACGGCGACCACCAACTCGTCGGCCGCCGCGTACCGGACGCCGACCTCACGTCGTACGACGGCGCCGACTGCGTCTACGAACTGCTGCACGCCGGCCGCCCCGTCCTGCTCGACCTGCACGGCAGCGCGGACATCGCGGCGGTCGCCAAGGGATGGGGAGACAGGATCGACCTCGTGGAGGCGCGCAGCGAGGACGACCACTGGCCCGTCCCGGCCCTCGGCGAGATCCCCGCTCCCACCGCCCTCCTCATCCGCCCGGACGGCCATGTCGCCTGGGCCTCCGCCGGCACGCCCGACACCTCCGCGCTCCGTACCGCCCTCGCCACCTGGTTCGGTCCGGCCCTGCAGGGGTGAGGCACCGCCCGCAACGAACAGCCGACGAAGGGACACACCGACAGTGAAGAGCACGTGGTTCCGACGCTTCACCACGGCCTCGGGAGACGGGCCGCGGCTCGTGTGCTTCCCGCATGCCGGGGGTTCCGCGACGGCGTTCAAGGACTTGGCGCAGGCACTGCCCCCGAACTTCGACGTCGTGTCCGTGCAGTACCCGGGGCGCCAGGACCGTTACCGCGAGGAGCCGTTCACGTCCCTGGCCTCGCTGGTCGGGGCGGTCACCGAGGAGCTGACCCGGGAGCTGGCCGAGGACGACGGGCGGCCGTACGCCCTGTTCGGCCACAGCATGGGCGCACTCGTCGCGTACGAGACGGCCCGGCTGCTCGCCGACGGCCAACTGCCCGGTCCCCAGCGGCTGTTCCTCTCCGGCCGGGGCGGACCGAATACCGGCGGCGTCCCGTATCACCTCTACGACGACTCCGATGTGCTCGCCGACGTACGCAGGCTGGGCGGCACCCAGCAGGCCATGCTCGACGACCCGGACATCCTGGAGCTGGTGATGCCGGCGCTGCGGGCCGACTACCGGGCGCTGGGCACGTACACCTGGCGCGGAGGTGAGCCGCTCGCCGTTCCGGTGACCGCCCTGACCGGGGACAGCGACCCGATGATGACGGTCCAGGACGCCGGGACCTGGGGGGCGCACACCACAGGGGACTTCGCTCTGAAGGTCTTTCCCGGCGGTCACTTCTATCTCTTCGACCAGCTCGGGCAGGTCGCCGCGGCCGTCACCGAGGGGATGCTGACGGGGGTGGCCGCTTCCTGACCGGCCGCCCACCGCGAGGGGCCCGGTCCGCCGTTTCCGGCGGGCCGGGCCCCTTTCCGCACTGGGCTGTCAGGTGTACGCGTAGAAACCGCGCCCCGACTTCTTGCCCAGCAGGCCGCCCTCGACCATGCGCAGCAGCAGCGGCGGCGGTGCGTACAGCGGCTCCTTGAACTCCTCGTACATGGCCTGTGCGATGGAGACGGTCGTGTCCAGGCCGATGAGGTCGGCGAGACGCAGCGGGCCCATCGGATGCGAGCAGCCCTGCACCATGCCCTGGTCGACGGTCTCCGCCGTGGCCAGGCCCGACTCGACCATCCGGACCGCGGACAGCAGATACGGGAACAGCAGCGCGTTGACGAGGAAGCCCGCGCGGTCCGGTGAGGCGATCGGCTTCTTGCCGAGTACGTCGGTCACGAAGGCCAGCGCCCGCGCGCTCACCGCCTCGTCCGTGAGCACCGAGGCGACGATCTCGACGAGCGGCAGCGCCGGTACCGGGTTGAAGAAGTGCAGGCCGAGGACCTGGCCCGGGCGGCGGGTCGCGGCGGAGAGCCGTACGACCGGGATCGAGGACGTGTTGGTCGCCAGGATCGCGTCCGGGTCCTCGACGATCTTGTCGAGGGTGGCGAACAGGTCCAGCTTGACCTGCTCGTCCTCCTTGACCGCCTCGATCACCAGCTGACGGTCGGCCAGATCGGCGAGATCGCGGGTGAACGACACCCGGCCCAGCGCCGCGTCGCGCTCCTCGGCCGTCAGTTTGCCCCTGGCCACACCCTTGTCGAGGGACGCGGCCAGCCGCTGCGGCGCCGTCACGAGCGACGACTCGGAGAACACCGCGACCGTCACCTGCAGCCCGGCCTTCGCGCAGAGTTCGGCGATGCCGGTGCCCATGATGCCGCTGCCGGCGACACCCACCCGTTCGATCGTGGTCGTCGTGGTCATGCGTGGGCCCCCCAGGTCAGTAGTGATGCTCCGATCGACATGCCGCCGCCGAATCCGGCGAGCAGCACCAGGTCGCCCGGCGACAGCGCTCCCGTGCGGTTCGCCTCGTCGAGCGCCACGGGCACCGAGGCGCTGCCGACGTTTCCGTAGCGGATCAGCGTGCGGTGCGTCTGCGCCGCGCCCAGGCCCGCGCGTTCGACGACGTCGCCGAGCATCACGCCGTTGGCCTGGTGCGGTACGAAGTGGTCGACCGCGCCGATGTCGACGCCCGCCTTGCGGGCCAGCGCGAGGAGCGCAGGCGGCACGTGCTCGGCGACGAAGTCCCGTACCCCGCGGCCGTCCATCCTGAAGTAGTGGTCGCCCGCGGCGACGGTCGCCGCCGACGCCGGTTTGCGGCTGCCGCCGGCCTCGACGCGGATCAGATGGTGTGCGTCGCCGCGGCTGGCGAGGTCGCTGGCGATGATCCCGTACGGTTCCGGGACCGTCCCCACGATCGCCGCTCCGGCGCCGTCGGCGAACAGGATCGCCGTCCTGTGGTCGGTGAAGTCGAGGATCCGCGAGTACACGTCCGCGCCGATCACCAGCACCCGGGCGTCCGGCCGTACGGTGACCAGGCTGTGGGCCAGCGACAGCGCGTAGACGAAGCCGCTGCACACGACGTTGACGTCGAAGCAGGCGGCGCCGTACGCGCCCAGGCCGTGCTGCACCAGATAGGACGTGGGCGGCTGCGGGAAGTCCCCCGTGGAGGTCGAGACGATGATGTAGTCGATCTGCTGGGGGCTCAACTGCGCCTGGGTCAGGGCCCGTTCGGCGGCCTTCACCGCAAGGTCGGACGTGGCCTCGTGCGGAGCCGCGTAACGCCGCGACTGTATCTGCGTCTTGCGCTCGATCCACTCGGCGGTGACGCCGACGCGCTCGGCGACCTCTTCGTTGCCCACTTCGTGCTTGGGCAGGTACGAGCCGGTGGAGAGTATGCCGATACCCATGTCAGGACGCCTCGGCGGAGTCGGGTGCACGGAGTCCGCGCAGCGGGTTGAGCCGGGCGGCCCCGATCTTCTCGCGGCGTACGGGATCGGTCACGCCGAGCCCTTCCTCGGGCGCGAGGCAGAGCACGCCGACCTTGCCGGTGTGCCGGTTCAGCTGGACCAGCCGGGCAGCCTCGCCCACGTCCTTGAGCGGGAAGACCTCGGAGAGGATGGGGGAAAGCTGCCCCAGCTGGAAGAGCCGGTTGCACTCGGCCTGCTCCTGCAGATTCGCCGCGTGACTGCCGAGGATCCGCTTGAGGTTCATCCAGAGGTAGCGGTTGTCGAAGTGGTGGTCGTAGCCGGTGCTCGACCCGCAGGTGACGACGGTGCCGCCCTTGCGTACGACGAAGACGGAGATCCCGAACGTCGCCCGTCCGACGTAGTCGAACACGACGTGCGGGTCCTCGCCGACCTGGCGTCTGATCTCCCGGCCGAGCCGCTTGCCCAGCTCGATCGTGCGCTCCGGGGTGAGCGCGTCGTCGCCGCCCATGCCGATCTCGTTGCGGTTGATCACCACGTCGCAGCCGAGCCGGCGCAGTGCGTCGGCCTTGCGCTCGGAGCTGACCACGCCGACGGCGATGCCGCCCGCGTTCTTCACCATCTGCACGGCGAACGCGCCGAGGCCGCCCGTCGCTCCCCAGACGAGTACGACATCGCCCTGCTTGATCCGCGCACCGTTCTCGCCGACCAGCATCCGGTACGAGGTGGCCGCGGTCAGCAGCACGCCCGCCGATTCTTCCCAGGTCAGATGGGCCGGCTTGGGCAGGAGCTGGCTGGCGCGCACCACCGAGTAGTGGGCGAGCCCGCCGAAGTTCGTCTCGTAGCCCCAGATGCGCTGTCCCGCTCCGAGCATCGCGTCGGCGTGCGTCGCTGGTTCCTGCTCGTCGACCTGGACACAGCTGGCGACCACGTGGTCGCCCACCTTCCAGTGCCGTACGCCGGACCCGACCCGTACGACGATCCCGGACGCGTCCGATCCCACGACCTGGTGCGGCAGATCGTGCCGGGCGGCGTAACCGCCCTCGCGAGCCAGGCGCTTGAGGAACGCGAAGGTGGGGACGGGCTCGAAGGTCGCCGACCAGACGGTGTTGTAGTTGATGGAGCTCGCCATGACGGCGACGACCACCTCGTCCGGAGCGAGCTCCGGCATCGGTACGCGTCCGACGTGCAGCGACTTGCGGACGTCCTTGTCCTCCACGCCGTCGAACATGCCGACGTCCGAGGCGAGGAGGTGCGCGGCCTCGTACTCCGAGGGGAGTTCGTGTCGCCCGAGCTCCTCGGGGCCGGCCCCGGACAGCAGGGCCTCTGTCAAAGAATCCATGATTCCCTTTCTCCTTTGCAGTGCCACTGCCGACGGGACCGGACCGCGCTCGGAGGACGAGCTCAGAGGACCGCGCCCTCCTTGGTTCGACGGCGCAGGCTCGGCCTGCTGGACTGGCCGAGGTCCTTCCACATGTCCGACAGGCCGGTGATGGTGCGCGCCGCGAACAGCCTGCGGATGGAGACCTCCTGCTTGAGCTCCGACCGGATCAGGCCGACGAGCCGGATCGCGCGCAGCGAGTTGCCGCCGAGGTCGAAGAAGTCCTCGTCGATGCCCACGCGGTCCAGCTCGAGCACATCGGCGAACGCCGTGGCGAGTACGCGTTCGGTGTCGTTGCGCGGCGCCCGGTACGTGCCCTCGCCGAAGTCGGGGGCCGGCAGCGCGGCCCGGTCCACTCGTCCGGCGGCCGTCAGGGGGAGGCGTTCCAGCACGGTGAAGACGGACGGCACCATGGACTCGGGCAGCCATCCCGCGGCGAACCGGCGGAGCTCGTCGGCGGAGACGGTGCCGCCGCCCGCCGGGACGACGTAGGCGACCAGGCGCTGCTGGCCGGTGCTGTCCTCCCGTACGACCACGACCGACTGGGCGAGCCCGGTGTGTTCGGACAGGACCTCTTCGACCTCGGCCAACTCGACGCGGACACCGCGTACGTCCGCCTGGGCGTCGGCCCGGGCGACGTACTCGAGGCGTCCTTCGGTGCCCCAGCGCACACGGTCCCCGGTCCGGTGCATGAGCGATCCGGCCGGACCGTACGGGTTGGGTACGAAGCGCTCCGCGGTCGGTCCGGGGCGCCCGGGGTAGCCGCGCGACACGCCGGGTCCTGCGACGTACAGCTCGCCGGTCACGCCGACAGGGACCGGTGCCAGGCCCGGGCCGAGTACGTAGAGGGCGGTGTGGTCCATCGGGAGGCCGACGGCTCCCGCGTGACGCACCGGTTCGTCGGCGGCCAGGCGGTGGGCTGCGGCGAACACGGTTGCTTCCGTCAGTCCGTGGCCGTTGACGATCGTCAGTTCGGGGCAGGCCTCGCGGACCCGGCGCAGCGCGGCCGCGGACACCCGGTCACCGCCGGTCCACACCTCGCGCAGGCCGGCGAGGCTCTCGGGGCGCCGGCCCGCGATCACGGAGAACTGGCCTGCGGGCAGCCATACCGTGGTGATCTCGTGCGCCGCGCGCGCCTCGGTGAGTGTGTCGATGCCGAGCTCTCCGGGGGGAGCCACGACGACCCGGCCGCCGTTGAGGAGGGGTACCCACACTTCGAGGGCGAGTGCGTCGGAGGTGGGCGCCGCATGCCACAGCACGGTGCTGGTGTCGGCGCCCTGCCAGTGGCGGTCCAGGACGAACTGCTCCATGTTCCGGTGCGTCACGCCGACTCCGGTGGCGGCGGCGCTCGTTCCGGAGTCGTACAGCACGGCCAGCAGGCTGTCCGGGTGCGACGGGAGGAGGGCTTGCGTCTCGGGGGTCTCCGACAGGAGGTCGTCGTACGCGAGCACCGGGACATCCGGGCCGGACGGGAGCAGTCCGGCCGTCGCCGCGGAGGTGAGCAGGGCACGCGCCGAGGTCTCACGGAGCTGTGCATCGATGCGCTCCGCGGGGAGCGCCGGGTCGATCGGTAGGTACGCTCCGCCCGCCTTCACGATGCCCAGCAGGGCGACGGCCAGGTCGGCCGAGCGAGGCAGCGCCACCGCCACGACCGTGTCGGCGCCGATGTTCCGCCGGCGCAGCGCCTCGGCCAGTCGGGTCGAGCGTGCGTCCAACTCACCGTACGAGAGGGTGACTTCGCCGGACACGAGCGCGACGGCGTCGGGGGCACGCTCTACCTGGTGGGCGAACAGCTGGGGAACCGTCAGCCCGGGGAGCGGCGCTTCCCTGCCGTTCAGTGCTGTCAGTACCTGGTCGCGCTCGGCGCCCTGCACCACGTCCAGCGCTCCGACCGGCAGCTCACCGGCGGCCATCACGGCGCGGATGTAGTCGATCAACTCCTCGCCGATGAAGCGGAGTTCGGCGCGGTGGTAGAGACGCGCGGGAGCGTCGAGCCGGACGTAGAGGTCGCTGTCGGCGCTGCCGTCGGTGTAGATGCCGATCGACAGTTCCTCGAAGGTCCCGGTCGTCGCGCCGGAGTAGCGCGCGGGACTATCTCCGAAGTGGAGCTGGTCCGTGAACTCGACGACGTTGACGACGGCGCCGTAGCTCCCGCGCCCGCTGAGGACGGTTCCTGCGGCGCGCTGGATGTCCGAGTAGTGGAGGGCGGTGTGGTCGAAGATCTCGTACGTCTCGTCGACGAGCGTGTCGGTGATCTCGGCGAAGGTCGTATCGAGGCTGATCCCGACCCGCACGGGCACCACGTTGACCGCGAGGCCGGGGGTGCGGCTCGCCACGCCGATGCG
The sequence above is drawn from the Streptomyces sp. NBC_01465 genome and encodes:
- a CDS encoding thioesterase II family protein, which translates into the protein MKSTWFRRFTTASGDGPRLVCFPHAGGSATAFKDLAQALPPNFDVVSVQYPGRQDRYREEPFTSLASLVGAVTEELTRELAEDDGRPYALFGHSMGALVAYETARLLADGQLPGPQRLFLSGRGGPNTGGVPYHLYDDSDVLADVRRLGGTQQAMLDDPDILELVMPALRADYRALGTYTWRGGEPLAVPVTALTGDSDPMMTVQDAGTWGAHTTGDFALKVFPGGHFYLFDQLGQVAAAVTEGMLTGVAAS
- a CDS encoding 3-hydroxybutyryl-CoA dehydrogenase, whose translation is MTTTTTIERVGVAGSGIMGTGIAELCAKAGLQVTVAVFSESSLVTAPQRLAASLDKGVARGKLTAEERDAALGRVSFTRDLADLADRQLVIEAVKEDEQVKLDLFATLDKIVEDPDAILATNTSSIPVVRLSAATRRPGQVLGLHFFNPVPALPLVEIVASVLTDEAVSARALAFVTDVLGKKPIASPDRAGFLVNALLFPYLLSAVRMVESGLATAETVDQGMVQGCSHPMGPLRLADLIGLDTTVSIAQAMYEEFKEPLYAPPPLLLRMVEGGLLGKKSGRGFYAYT
- a CDS encoding 3-oxoacyl-ACP synthase III family protein → MGIGILSTGSYLPKHEVGNEEVAERVGVTAEWIERKTQIQSRRYAAPHEATSDLAVKAAERALTQAQLSPQQIDYIIVSTSTGDFPQPPTSYLVQHGLGAYGAACFDVNVVCSGFVYALSLAHSLVTVRPDARVLVIGADVYSRILDFTDHRTAILFADGAGAAIVGTVPEPYGIIASDLASRGDAHHLIRVEAGGSRKPASAATVAAGDHYFRMDGRGVRDFVAEHVPPALLALARKAGVDIGAVDHFVPHQANGVMLGDVVERAGLGAAQTHRTLIRYGNVGSASVPVALDEANRTGALSPGDLVLLAGFGGGMSIGASLLTWGAHA
- the ccrA gene encoding crotonyl-CoA carboxylase/reductase, with protein sequence MDSLTEALLSGAGPEELGRHELPSEYEAAHLLASDVGMFDGVEDKDVRKSLHVGRVPMPELAPDEVVVAVMASSINYNTVWSATFEPVPTFAFLKRLAREGGYAARHDLPHQVVGSDASGIVVRVGSGVRHWKVGDHVVASCVQVDEQEPATHADAMLGAGQRIWGYETNFGGLAHYSVVRASQLLPKPAHLTWEESAGVLLTAATSYRMLVGENGARIKQGDVVLVWGATGGLGAFAVQMVKNAGGIAVGVVSSERKADALRRLGCDVVINRNEIGMGGDDALTPERTIELGKRLGREIRRQVGEDPHVVFDYVGRATFGISVFVVRKGGTVVTCGSSTGYDHHFDNRYLWMNLKRILGSHAANLQEQAECNRLFQLGQLSPILSEVFPLKDVGEAARLVQLNRHTGKVGVLCLAPEEGLGVTDPVRREKIGAARLNPLRGLRAPDSAEAS
- a CDS encoding non-ribosomal peptide synthetase — translated: MRSFGASSAHKGMWRAQEMAPDTPNHALTMWDVDGELDAAVIESAFLHVMGEAEVLRVNFVDDGNGLRLVPRELGDWKPFFLDLSAEADPEQAAREALAEMVREPFDLARDLLFRLGAVKLSETRSLLVIAYHHLISDGFGAGGLLSKRLAEVYTALVRQEQIPELPHPWDTESFAAEAVEYLASDKFSEDSGFWRDYLKEAPAPAQIPRVALSDAQRSELSEPLSSADRWSEVAETIGMVSRTLTVPRAESDVWTETAQTMGVWMSQMLTAATAVYLRHRCDRPEFLLSLAVGNRIGVASRTPGLAVNVVPVRVGISLDTTFAEITDTLVDETYEIFDHTALHYSDIQRAAGTVLSGRGSYGAVVNVVEFTDQLHFGDSPARYSGATTGTFEELSIGIYTDGSADSDLYVRLDAPARLYHRAELRFIGEELIDYIRAVMAAGELPVGALDVVQGAERDQVLTALNGREAPLPGLTVPQLFAHQVERAPDAVALVSGEVTLSYGELDARSTRLAEALRRRNIGADTVVAVALPRSADLAVALLGIVKAGGAYLPIDPALPAERIDAQLRETSARALLTSAATAGLLPSGPDVPVLAYDDLLSETPETQALLPSHPDSLLAVLYDSGTSAAATGVGVTHRNMEQFVLDRHWQGADTSTVLWHAAPTSDALALEVWVPLLNGGRVVVAPPGELGIDTLTEARAAHEITTVWLPAGQFSVIAGRRPESLAGLREVWTGGDRVSAAALRRVREACPELTIVNGHGLTEATVFAAAHRLAADEPVRHAGAVGLPMDHTALYVLGPGLAPVPVGVTGELYVAGPGVSRGYPGRPGPTAERFVPNPYGPAGSLMHRTGDRVRWGTEGRLEYVARADAQADVRGVRVELAEVEEVLSEHTGLAQSVVVVREDSTGQQRLVAYVVPAGGGTVSADELRRFAAGWLPESMVPSVFTVLERLPLTAAGRVDRAALPAPDFGEGTYRAPRNDTERVLATAFADVLELDRVGIDEDFFDLGGNSLRAIRLVGLIRSELKQEVSIRRLFAARTITGLSDMWKDLGQSSRPSLRRRTKEGAVL